Within the Drosophila melanogaster chromosome 3R genome, the region AGCCgggaaaagccaaaaactcACCCGACCAGCTCATCTTCTCATAATCTAGCGACATATTCACTTAGGCGCACTTAAATATCTCATtaatttaacttaattttccaattgtaatCTTTAACTGCCGATTTCCTTTCCTGGCAAAATAAAAGTGTGGCAGCATAATGGGCCGTTAGATTATACCAAATAACAGTGGCGTGGCGCTGCCAACCTACTTTTTGAATATCGTAAGACTCTACTCTACAGTTACACAGTATGCAGGATTTGTTGACTAGTTTGTAAaagaaagcgtttccgatCCAATGATGTATATATATCCTTTCCTCTCATCTGCATACATAAGTAAACGAGAAGGTGATATAACTATAATAACTAGGTCATTAATGAATACGGTAAAAAGGAGCGAACCTAGGTGTTTCCCTTGTGGTATGCCAGATATGGGTACAAGATGGGTACAAGtaataacatttttgcagagtacCCTTTGCGTTCTGCCATTCAAATATCTTAAAGTCCAATTCAAAAGATCAACCGGAAAACATTATAAATTTAGATTCCTATTGGATAATTAAGGAAGTCATATGGCTTACTTATGttagtatatatgtatagtcaCATAATCAACATATTTTCACGTTTCCCTTCCGTTTCTGAGTGCACTCGGCATACGACACAATCGATCAACTTAGCTCTATATGAAcaaacaagtaaataaatgtgATTTATATTACAAGGAgctcttattaattatttgcagCGCATTAACATGGTCCAATTGTTCCCAGCCACGTAAGGTAATACAAAGTTCCTGAGTTTGATAAAAGAGATAAGAAAGAACACCTTAAACCCTCTTACCAAACGTACTCCTAACTGGATAAGTAGTTCGGTAAACCAATAACTAAATAGTATACCAAGCGTTCAGCAAAACTAACACACCATCTCCGTAGATAATTCCGTGGAAGAGTATCAGCATCaacaaaggaaaaacaatAGAGATTTCTTCCTCATACCTTACTTTGTTGTTCTCGACTTGTGCATTTACACTTACTAATCTGAACGAGTAATTttacagagaaaaaaaaacgtttatttataaacttaTCTCAAAATAAGGAGGaattgtggcagaaaagatTCACTACATGTTTACATTTCCAACAGAGCTTTTTTCGAGTGTACTTTGAGTGCGTTGGGTGATTGTGACCACCGAGATGACAATTGTTTCAATACACTCACAGATATGGGTATGTGTTTGCTTGGGGAGCGGAAGATCCAGATAATCTGCGCGGAGCGAGAGTCAAGTGTCATTTTTCCCTCAGTCTACCACAGACGTTGGACCAAAATAAATACCATCCGACGGAGTCCCGATCCCGATTGGAAAACACCAAGAATAGGAGCTGCTGCCAGTTATGTAGATCTACGCCGTTATGTCTGGAACATCGACCTCTGAACGCTCCAACTCCGAAGACAGGTAGTAGATAGGCATTCAAAAATCCATGTAATGACCAAAATATCCCGCTTCCAGCCCGTTGAATCCCTGCCTAACGGAGGTCCTCAGGAATTGTGCCAACATTCAGTCGCTGGAGAGCTTGAACTACGAATATAACGACGTTTTGCTGACCGAAGACAACGTGGGGAAGATGATTACGCCGAATCCGTATTCCTTTAGTGGCAACATTTCCATCAGCAGTTGTCCAAGTGAAGATGTATCATTTTCGGAAAGCATCCTAGAGGACAACGGACGCATTTCGCTGGCCTATGAGAACCTGAAGACAATTCCGCGGCGACTGGCCGACAAATTCGCAGCGCAGACCAAGTTTCTCGATTTGAGTCACAATGATTTCCGAAACTTGAGATTTCTCTCCTTTTTCGAGGATCTGGACACTTTAATCCTGGACCGCAACGTAAACCTGGACATAAACACTTTTCCTTATTTGCCGAGCTTAAGGATCTTGTGGTGATTACCCTGAATCTTGCATACATGGGTCCACGCAATAACACATATTCTATTCGTCTTGCAGGATCAACAATTGCGATATAGCAAATATAACCGATTGGATACACCGCATCGAACGGCACTGTCCTGCGCTGGATCAGCTCTCTTGCATGGGGAATCCTGGCATCCGCACAGTTTTCGGGGGCCAAGGACCCCGCGAGTATATACTACAGGTGCTTCCCCAGCTAAAATATCTCGATGGACTTCCAACCAGCAGGAATGCAGCTTATGCGACGCTGTCTTCCTCACAAGGACAGGGTCCGGACTCCACGAGCAATTCGGAAAAGCCTCCACTCGCATCCGCATTCACTTTCAAGGACATCATCCGTCCAAAGTATTCCAGAAAATCGCACAGCGGACGGATGTTTGGCAACGGCTCCTCCACAAACTGAAGTAATATGCCGAAGGAGGGAGGGGTATTCCACTGATTGCATTCTGTCCCATTGTTGGACTATTTTTAACCGTCCGCTGGATTATCAGCGCTGCCCTCGCTGCCCTGCAGTCGTCGATTGCACCTACAGTGCTATGCAAGTAAATATGCATATGGTTATTGCCATGTACGTATATAAATTTGCAATTGTATGACGATGGACACGCACAAACCTAGTGAGAATTAATCTAGTGCATTAAAGCAATTTTTACAATAATAAGAGTCAATGACCTCAGCGAATAGTCAAGTATACAATAGGCACCATCTTCAGAATAAATGTTCTTCGACTTATTCTGAATGTCGTTCAGTGCCCGATTAATTTTACGGATGTAAGCACATGGGCACGAGTTAATATTGCTTAAAACTTGAGGCCAAAGATTAAAAGTATGATTCAAAGCAGTTCATTGCGTTTAATCTAAATTTATTACAGGACTATTTTTGCCTACctcaataataaatgttttaaattatccGGTTTCAATGCCGTCAACAATACTAGACCACCAAAAACAGTTGCTTGGATGCACTgactataaaattgtttttactcCTATTTCTTTAATTGTTTATCTATGTAACCTGCTTAAAGAACAGAAACTGGAAACCCACTTCTGAGAATATTTGGAACCATTACATTCTGGCATCTATTGCACAAATTATTAGTGCTTATATTGGTCAATTCGATTTAATTTCCAGGTTTCCAAAGGCAGCCTCCAAGGGTACAATCGTTTGTTTAGTCAAAAGTTGTTCGAGGGCCCATTGACTCAACTTTTGCAGCTCCTTCCGTTTGGAGCTCACAGCACGAGAGTTGTCCAAATGGTTGCAGCACAAGTAAATGCCATAAAGGGCCCTCAAGTTATGCGGATTAAGCTTCAGGGCCTGCGAATAGTAAGTGCGAGCCGATTCCATATTCTCGACGCCACCctgaaagaaaattaattcATAAGATGGACTTCATTACTGGTTAGTGGGCTTATATAGCTCACCATTGTGTATCGTATTTCTGCCAAACGCTGGTGTATTAGATGGCTATGCGGATTGTGCAGCAAAACCTCCTCCATGCAGAAGGCAGCTTTGCCAAACTCGCCTTCAGCCAGATACATGTTGCACAGCTCATGCCATGCCTCCTGGTCAGACATAAACCTGAAGGAATATTAAATAGTTATGAGATTATCGTACATGGTAAGATAAGTAGTTGTCTAGCAACCGGATGCCGGAAACTAATTTGGTTCCGTTCTTCCAAAAACACCATGAACTTAGCTTTCTTACTTCTTCAGATACTCGTTGAGCTCCTTGATGGCCTCCAGGCGACGACCACGGGCCTTAAGGATGGCAATCTTGCGCTTCCTGGGCGCGGCATTTGTCTCGTCCTTAGCAATGATTGCATCCAGGACCTCGTCGGCCTCATCGTACTGCTCCAGGGCCTCGTAGCGCATCGCTTTGAACTTCATCACGCGCAGGCTGCCCGGGAACTCGAGGGACAGCTGCTTGGTACACTTGGTGGCGATGTCAAAGCGAGCCGTATCCAATGCCGCGATGATCACCTGCTCCAGGATGAGATGCCGCTCGTTGCCGGTCTTGTGCACCTTGTCCTCTAGCACAGCAACCCACAGCTGGACCACCTCCTCGCTGTGGCGACCCGTCTCCTCGCGCCACGTTCTGAACTGATCCCGTACATCTGAAAGGATGATCATACGCTTATGATACGGCACTTTTCATTCATGGCAATTGGGAGCAACCCACTGACGTGGTCTGCACCTGTCTGGAGCCGGGAAAAGCCGAAAACTTACCCGACCAGCTCATCTTCTCATAATCTAGCGACATATTCACTTAGGCGGACTTAAATATCtcatcaatttaatttaatttcccaaTTGTAATCATTAACTAGCGATTTCCTTCTTGGCAAAATAAAAGTGTGGCAGCGTAATGAGCCGTTAGATTATACCAAATAACACTAGCGTGGCGCTGCCAACCTGCTTTTTGAATATCGTAAAGTCTAGAAATGAAGTCAGAggtaattttttaaaactttttattataaagagACTTCTAAAGTTAAGTTTTTCTACATATACCTTGTTTCCGATATTTGCAAAGTTAATTAAACTGTTAATACTTCTGAAATACTTGTAGGTCCTTGAAAAGGATTCTTTAATGAATTATTTTACCATGCATTAATCTTATTTTGTCCAAACTTTGTGCATTGCTTATCCATTTTAACAGATTTCTAAGTCAAGTGCACATTTGAAAAGCGCGCCAACGAAAACATGAAACATGATAGTTTTTCTTCCAGCGACGGTCACActaacaaatcaaataattgtGGTACCGTCAACAAAAGCCAAGTCTCTCGTGCTCTCCGGGTATTAAAGCCGTGGAATCGGGCAGTGCCGCATGCGGTGCTGTGTTTAATTTCCCCAACTCCCAACAGATCCGGAAGCAGTTTGAACATGGGTCCGCCAAAGCAGCTGAAACGAACCTTTCTTGGCTTCGACTTGAGCACGCAAAAGGTGAGAACTGGAACTGCCTACGTAGTATCTTTGCATCTGAGATGTGGAGGCGTCTCCAAATCGACTACATCTGGGCCAATTGCGTGCGAATGGTGTTACTGGAAAAGGTCAAACGGTACTCGGGAACTTGAAACACGAACTACTCTTATCAGTTGCGGTGACCGGGGCTCGATTTTCGCTTATCTGCTAAAGACGCGAGCGCCAACCGATTTAACTATTATGGTTTGATTATTGAAATTCATGTTCGGAGGTATTGGCCCCCGACATTATCTTAATAGAGCCGCAATAACTTTCACAATCCCTGAATGACGCTGGCGGTGACTCCTAGTTGCCCTCTATGTTTGATCGTTATTTTCGAGGTGTGTCTCCATATCGCTAATTGCTGCCCCATTTACTCCTCTCAGCTCAAAGCCGTCCTGCTGGGCTCCAGTTTGGAGGTGGTTGCCGCGGCTGAAGTGAAATTCGACACCGACTTGCCGGAGTTCCGGACCACCGGTGGAGCCAACGCTGGATCCATCAAAAATGAGTGAGTCTGTTTCACCACTATCCATTACTCCAATTGAAGATTTTAATGGGATGATTGTTTGCGTAAAGCAAATAGGGGGATATATTTTACGTTTTTATATCTTGCGCTGTGGGGTATTTGTCCGATAATACTTAGGGCCCTATTTCATAGCAGTTGTTTTATTACACCACAATGGGTCTCTATCACTTCAAGTTTTTTTTAACCTTCCTATAACAGGGACCATATATACAATGGgtactataaaatatatatgtgctAACCTGACTCCACCTTTACTTGTTCTTCTTTAGATACTTTGTACAACCAGTGATGTGGGTGAAGGCCATGGACATTGTCCTGGACCGACTGGTTATGCAGCAAGCGGATCTTAGCACCGTAGCTGCCATCAGTGGCTCCGGACAGCAGCACGGATCGCTCTACTGGTCCAAACATGGAATCAACACGCTGCAAAACCTCGATTCCGAGAAGTTCCTTCACGCACAAATCGACGACTCCGCCTTTGTGGTAAATCGTACTCCGATTTGGATGgacgccaccaccaccaaacAGTGCCTAGAGATGGAGATGGCTGTTGGTGGCAAACTTAACATGGTGGAACTGACGGGCTCGAAGTGCTACGAACGTTTTACGGGTCCCCAAATTAGAAAGATATATCAGCAACGCTGCCACGCCTACGAAGAGGCCAACCGAATCTCATTGGTCAGCAGTTTTATATCATCGCTATTTCTGGGCTCCGTCGCTCCAATTGACTTCAGTGATGGTTCCGGCATGAATCTGCTGGACATCCGCAAGAAGAACTGGTCCAAAGAATGCCTAAATGTTTGTGCACCCGATTTGGACAAGCGCCTGGACATTCCGGTCAGTCCAAATTCGATTTTAGGCAACGTCTCTCCGTACTTTGTGGAGCGCTTTAGTTTTTCGCCCGATTGCAAAGTGGCTGCTAGCACGGGGGACAATCCTTCGGCGCTGTCTGGAATGTTGGTGGGCAGCAGCTGGCTTACCATTTCCATGGGCACAAGTGACACCCTAATGATGAGCTTGAAGGAGCCGCTAAACTGGG harbors:
- the EMC2A gene encoding ER membrane protein complex subunit 2A, isoform A; translation: MSLDYEKMSWSDVRDQFRTWREETGRHSEEVVQLWVAVLEDKVHKTGNERHLILEQVIIAALDTARFDIATKCTKQLSLEFPGSLRVMKFKAMRYEALEQYDEADEVLDAIIAKDETNAAPRKRKIAILKARGRRLEAIKELNEYLKKFMSDQEAWHELCNMYLAEGEFGKAAFCMEEVLLHNPHSHLIHQRLAEIRYTMGGVENMESARTYYSQALKLNPHNLRALYGIYLCCNHLDNSRAVSSKRKELQKLSQWALEQLLTKQTIVPLEAAFGNLEIKSN
- the CG31274 gene encoding uncharacterized protein; amino-acid sequence: MSGTSTSERSNSEDSPLNPCLTEVLRNCANIQSLESLNYEYNDVLLTEDNVGKMITPNPYSFSGNISISSCPSEDVSFSESILEDNGRISLAYENLKTIPRRLADKFAAQTKFLDLSHNDFRNLRFLSFFEDLDTLILDRNVNLDINTFPYLPSLRILWINNCDIANITDWIHRIERHCPALDQLSCMGNPGIRTVFGGQGPREYILQVLPQLKYLDGLPTSRNAAYATLSSSQGQGPDSTSNSEKPPLASAFTFKDIIRPKYSRKSHSGRMFGNGSSTN
- the CG3534 gene encoding uncharacterized protein, which codes for MGPPKQLKRTFLGFDLSTQKLKAVLLGSSLEVVAAAEVKFDTDLPEFRTTGGANAGSIKNEYFVQPVMWVKAMDIVLDRLVMQQADLSTVAAISGSGQQHGSLYWSKHGINTLQNLDSEKFLHAQIDDSAFVVNRTPIWMDATTTKQCLEMEMAVGGKLNMVELTGSKCYERFTGPQIRKIYQQRCHAYEEANRISLVSSFISSLFLGSVAPIDFSDGSGMNLLDIRKKNWSKECLNVCAPDLDKRLDIPVSPNSILGNVSPYFVERFSFSPDCKVAASTGDNPSALSGMLVGSSWLTISMGTSDTLMMSLKEPLNWEEGHILCHPTETEEFMGLLCFRNASLVREEMNKKTTGGDWDKFNEYLDSTPRGNFGNMAVHFNDMEIIPKAQGILRWNREMDPSSPDAARGVIKFSSPQIEIRALVEGQMLHHRAVAEDLGYKFGPETQILVTGGASVNKSILQTIADVFNAPVHIQDEGFEAALLGAAYRSAYALYLQEAGDGVTPLCYRDYILSLTSNKLSLVCEPHKDSEEIYAPMLQRYREMARVLSNPNT